A genomic window from Chitinophagaceae bacterium includes:
- the scpB gene encoding SMC-Scp complex subunit ScpB, producing MEGIQSHIEALIFVAEQPISIKDLQECLIRLVGLELNREEIESHVEALVQKYHDGEFAFELVPIAGGYQFLTKPAYQPTVSEFLKSKLNKRLSTNSLETLAIIAYRQPISKPDIERIRGVNCDYTIQKLLEKELIAIVGRSEEVGKPLLYGVSTFFMNYFGINSVNDLPKLRDLEQPTDNVIGSPSEN from the coding sequence TTGGAAGGAATACAGTCACATATTGAAGCATTAATATTTGTTGCAGAGCAACCCATCTCCATTAAAGATTTACAGGAATGCCTGATTCGTTTAGTCGGATTGGAATTGAACAGGGAAGAAATTGAATCTCATGTGGAAGCATTGGTTCAGAAATACCACGATGGAGAATTTGCATTTGAGTTGGTACCCATTGCCGGAGGTTATCAGTTTCTGACCAAGCCCGCTTATCAGCCAACTGTAAGCGAGTTTTTAAAGAGCAAGTTGAATAAGCGGCTTTCTACTAACTCATTGGAAACGCTTGCCATTATTGCTTATAGGCAACCTATATCGAAGCCTGATATTGAGCGCATCCGTGGTGTTAACTGCGATTATACGATTCAAAAATTACTGGAGAAAGAACTGATTGCCATTGTGGGCAGAAGTGAAGAAGTCGGCAAGCCGTTATTATATGGCGTCAGCACTTTCTTCATGAATTATTTTGGTATCAATTCGGTAAATGACCTACCGAAATTAAGAGACCTCGAACAGCCAACAGATAATGTGATTGGTTCGCCCTCCGAAAATTGA
- a CDS encoding FAD-dependent monooxygenase: MSKQITILGAGLVGSLLAVLLAKRDHTVTIYERRADMRKEKIQAGRSINLALSDRGWKALRAAGLEEEIRKIAIPMHSRMIHAVDGTQNEQPYGKEGQAIYSVSRGALNMALMDLAEKQTGVNIHFNQRADTIDLEKPEVKFDAHSVIPYAESNLIFGADGAYSSLRHTMQFLDRFNLSQSYIEHGYKELTIPAAKDGSHLLYKNALHIWPRKNFMLIALPNLDGSFTCTLFFQFDGPVSFSEIKTEQDTENFFREYFADVIPLMPTYKEDFKNNPTSSIVTVRCFPWTYQDKACLIGDAAHAIVPFFGQGMNCGFEDCTILNGLMEKYSDDWTKIFPAFEQSRKPNADAIAELALNNFIEMRDLVADPHFLHKKKMEKLIASAYPDRFISPYQMVSFSNIPYAEALRNGKAINEVTEKMTMIENVEEKIQTSEIVQLIHPILFG, translated from the coding sequence ATGTCAAAACAAATAACCATCCTCGGCGCCGGGCTCGTCGGTTCACTGTTAGCAGTATTACTCGCAAAGCGCGACCACACCGTTACTATTTATGAACGCCGTGCTGATATGCGCAAAGAAAAAATACAGGCAGGCCGATCTATCAATCTCGCGTTGAGCGATCGTGGCTGGAAGGCGCTGAGAGCCGCCGGACTTGAAGAGGAAATCCGAAAAATTGCGATTCCGATGCACAGCAGGATGATACATGCTGTAGACGGCACGCAAAACGAACAGCCGTATGGAAAAGAAGGGCAGGCTATTTATTCGGTTTCCCGCGGAGCGCTGAATATGGCATTGATGGATCTCGCTGAAAAGCAAACCGGAGTCAACATTCATTTCAATCAGCGTGCAGACACCATCGATCTTGAAAAACCGGAAGTAAAATTTGATGCGCATAGCGTTATACCCTATGCGGAAAGCAACCTTATTTTTGGCGCCGATGGTGCGTATTCTTCTTTGCGGCATACCATGCAGTTTCTCGATCGTTTCAATCTTTCGCAATCCTATATTGAACATGGTTACAAAGAGTTGACCATTCCCGCGGCAAAAGATGGTTCGCACCTGTTGTATAAAAATGCGCTGCATATCTGGCCGCGCAAAAATTTTATGCTGATTGCATTGCCGAATCTTGACGGTAGCTTCACCTGTACATTATTCTTTCAGTTTGATGGGCCGGTTTCTTTTTCCGAAATCAAAACAGAACAGGACACGGAGAATTTTTTCCGGGAATATTTTGCAGATGTAATTCCACTGATGCCCACTTACAAAGAGGATTTTAAAAATAATCCGACTTCTTCCATAGTTACCGTTCGCTGTTTCCCCTGGACGTATCAGGATAAGGCCTGCCTTATCGGAGATGCTGCCCACGCAATCGTTCCTTTTTTCGGACAAGGCATGAATTGCGGTTTTGAAGATTGTACCATTCTGAACGGCTTAATGGAAAAGTATTCGGATGACTGGACTAAGATTTTTCCGGCTTTTGAACAATCTAGAAAACCCAATGCCGATGCAATCGCTGAACTGGCGCTGAACAATTTTATCGAAATGCGTGACCTGGTAGCTGATCCTCATTTTTTGCACAAGAAAAAAATGGAGAAGCTGATTGCTTCCGCGTATCCCGATCGTTTCATATCACCCTACCAAATGGTTTCTTTTTCCAATATTCCATATGCGGAAGCCTTGCGAAATGGAAAAGCCATTAATGAAGTGACTGAAAAAATGACGATGATTGAAAACGTGGAAGAAAAAATTCAAACCTCAGAAATTGTTCAGCTCATTCACCCCATCTTATTTGGATGA
- a CDS encoding zinc metallopeptidase — MQMLFFIVMIGLLLVGFLVQARLRSKMSEYSKYPTPNGWSGADVAEKMLRDNGIYDVKITSVPGHLTDHYNPMDKTVNLSPEVFEGRSVMAAMIAAHECGHAVQHATAYTWLNLRSKLVPVVSFSSQWMQWILLAGILTLRVFPQLLLVGIVLFAMTTLFSFITLPVEFDASRRGLAWINKSGFMAGADSEKAKDGLWWAAMTYVVAALSSLATLVYYIMIFMGGRRN; from the coding sequence ATGCAAATGCTCTTTTTCATTGTCATGATCGGTTTGCTGCTTGTCGGCTTTCTTGTTCAGGCACGATTGCGTTCTAAGATGTCGGAATACAGTAAATACCCTACGCCTAACGGTTGGAGTGGTGCAGACGTAGCTGAGAAAATGCTTCGCGATAATGGCATTTACGATGTTAAAATTACTTCTGTACCCGGGCACCTCACCGACCATTATAATCCTATGGATAAAACCGTGAACCTCAGCCCTGAGGTATTTGAGGGAAGAAGTGTGATGGCTGCCATGATTGCCGCGCATGAATGCGGGCATGCTGTTCAACATGCAACTGCTTATACATGGCTGAACTTACGCTCAAAACTTGTTCCTGTTGTCAGCTTCTCATCGCAGTGGATGCAATGGATTTTACTCGCAGGTATTTTAACCTTGCGTGTATTTCCGCAACTCTTACTCGTAGGCATTGTTTTATTTGCAATGACAACCCTGTTCAGTTTCATCACTTTGCCTGTGGAATTTGATGCCAGCCGTCGTGGTTTGGCCTGGATCAACAAAAGCGGATTTATGGCCGGCGCCGATAGTGAAAAAGCAAAGGATGGTTTGTGGTGGGCAGCAATGACCTATGTGGTGGCTGCGCTTTCCTCACTTGCCACACTGGTGTATTACATCATGATTTTTATGGGTGGGAGAAGAAATTAA